One Gaiella occulta genomic region harbors:
- a CDS encoding glucose 1-dehydrogenase codes for MAIVTGAASPRGQGAAEARLLAAEGAHVILADVSDAEGEATAAAIGDMADYRHLDVTGETDWSETVAWALDRYGRLDVLVNNAGVWLAKTIEETSLADYRRVIDINQVGAFLGMRAVVPSMRAAGSGSIVNISSLAGLRGAQVPSAYAASKWAVRGMSRQAAAELARDGIRVNTVFPGYVDTGMIDAGHEEIAQRVPLGRRLAAPEEVAEVVVFLASDAARYVTGAEIVVDGAVTA; via the coding sequence GTGGCGATCGTCACCGGGGCCGCATCGCCGCGCGGCCAGGGCGCCGCAGAGGCGCGGCTGCTCGCTGCCGAGGGCGCTCACGTCATCCTCGCCGACGTCTCCGACGCCGAGGGCGAGGCGACCGCGGCGGCGATCGGCGACATGGCCGACTACCGGCACCTCGACGTTACGGGCGAGACCGACTGGTCCGAGACCGTCGCGTGGGCGCTCGACCGGTACGGCCGTCTCGACGTGCTCGTCAACAACGCCGGCGTCTGGCTCGCGAAGACGATCGAGGAGACCTCGCTCGCCGACTACCGCCGCGTGATCGACATCAACCAGGTGGGGGCCTTCCTTGGCATGCGCGCGGTCGTCCCGTCGATGCGTGCGGCCGGATCAGGCTCGATCGTCAACATCTCATCGCTCGCAGGCCTGCGCGGCGCGCAGGTGCCGTCCGCGTATGCGGCGAGCAAGTGGGCCGTGCGCGGGATGAGCCGGCAGGCGGCCGCTGAGCTCGCGCGGGACGGGATCCGCGTCAACACGGTCTTCCCCGGCTACGTCGACACCGGGATGATCGACGCCGGGCACGAGGAGATCGCGCAGCGCGTGCCGCTCGGGCGGCGGCTGGCCGCGCCGGAGGAGGTCGCCGAGGTGGTGGTCTTCCTCGCCTCCGACGCCGCGCGCTACGTGACGGGCGCCGAGATCGTCGTCGACGGCGCCGTCACCGCGTAG
- a CDS encoding XdhC family protein, whose product MSLLARLSKLRASGERGVLFTVVEGEGCGSKLLVLESGETFGGGVPEEASGRFGEIVRRGRNTLLTLDDGATKVFAEWYGPPPRLFVYGAVDTAEALCKGAKLLGWTAIVADARATFLTPERIPSADRLIAKWPQDALAEIAPDHQTAVVVLTHDDKFDEPALISALDTEAFYIGALGSRRNQERRRQRLLEAGVAEEKLDRIAGPCGLDIGADTQAETALSILAEILATRAGRKGGTLREAGQRIHAEVE is encoded by the coding sequence ATGAGCCTTCTCGCGCGTCTGTCGAAGCTGCGCGCCTCGGGCGAGCGCGGCGTGCTGTTCACCGTGGTGGAGGGCGAGGGCTGCGGGTCGAAGCTGCTCGTGCTCGAGTCCGGAGAGACGTTCGGGGGCGGCGTGCCCGAGGAGGCGAGCGGCCGCTTCGGCGAGATCGTGCGCCGCGGGCGCAACACCTTGCTCACGCTCGACGACGGCGCCACGAAGGTGTTCGCCGAGTGGTACGGCCCGCCGCCGCGGTTGTTCGTGTACGGGGCCGTCGACACGGCGGAGGCGTTGTGCAAGGGGGCGAAGCTGCTCGGCTGGACGGCGATCGTCGCCGATGCCAGGGCCACGTTCCTGACGCCCGAGCGCATCCCGTCCGCCGACCGCCTGATCGCGAAGTGGCCCCAGGACGCTCTCGCGGAGATCGCTCCCGACCACCAGACGGCCGTGGTCGTGCTCACCCACGACGACAAGTTCGACGAGCCGGCCCTGATCAGCGCGCTCGACACGGAGGCGTTCTACATCGGTGCGCTCGGCTCCCGCCGCAACCAGGAGCGGCGCCGGCAGCGCCTGCTCGAGGCCGGCGTGGCCGAGGAGAAGCTCGACCGCATCGCCGGCCCCTGCGGTCTCGACATCGGCGCCGACACACAGGCCGAGACGGCGCTCTCGATCCTGGCCGAGATCCTCGCCACCCGCGCCGGCCGCAAGGGCGGAACGCTGCGCGAGGCCGGGCAGCGCATCCACGCCGAGGTGGAGTGA
- a CDS encoding XdhC family protein has protein sequence MKEILDEVGRWREAGERVVVATVVATRRSAPRPVGTSLAVSESGKMCGSVSGGCVESDVFENAIEVMRSGEPRLLHYGISDDMAWSVGLPCGGEIDVFVEPVE, from the coding sequence GTGAAGGAGATCCTGGACGAGGTCGGCCGCTGGCGCGAGGCGGGCGAGCGTGTGGTCGTCGCGACGGTCGTCGCCACCCGGCGCTCGGCGCCGCGCCCCGTCGGCACGAGCCTGGCCGTGTCCGAGTCGGGCAAGATGTGCGGCTCGGTGTCGGGCGGCTGCGTCGAGAGCGACGTGTTCGAGAACGCCATCGAGGTGATGCGGTCGGGAGAGCCACGGCTGCTCCACTACGGCATCAGCGACGACATGGCGTGGAGCGTGGGCCTGCCGTGCGGCGGCGAGATCGACGTGTTCGTGGAACCCGTCGAATGA
- a CDS encoding vWA domain-containing protein: protein MADAVVRHVVTFGRVLREVGLEVGPGRVADALRALDAVDLERQEDVYFSLRQTLVCRQDELDLFDRAFNAWFLRAPVLPPLRTAPSPVAQQRVGESLADRARDDGERDDELGDPLELGASGHELLREKDFAEMTPAEYRRVKRLIAAIAENRPLRSSRRRSSDPRGDRLDMRRLIRRSLRTGGDPVERPFRARKRVARKLVVLCDVSGSMDAYARALVLFLHAAVGSGPGVEAFAFGTRLSRLTAELGTRDPESALEKCTEAVTDWGSGTRIGASLKEFNDVYGKRALSRGAVVVIVSDGWERQDPALVGREMARLARAAYAVVWVNPLKGNPEYQPLAGGMRAALPFVDRFLPGHNLRSLEELAAVLAGIERRHAA, encoded by the coding sequence ATGGCCGACGCCGTCGTCCGCCACGTCGTCACCTTCGGTCGCGTCCTGCGCGAGGTCGGCCTCGAGGTGGGGCCCGGCCGCGTCGCCGACGCGCTCCGCGCTCTCGATGCCGTCGATCTCGAGCGCCAGGAGGACGTCTACTTCTCCCTGCGGCAGACGCTCGTCTGCCGGCAGGACGAGCTCGACCTGTTCGACCGCGCTTTCAACGCGTGGTTCCTGCGCGCGCCGGTGCTGCCGCCCCTGCGCACCGCGCCGAGCCCGGTCGCGCAGCAGCGCGTCGGCGAGTCGCTTGCCGACAGAGCCCGCGACGACGGCGAGCGGGACGACGAGCTCGGCGACCCGCTCGAGCTCGGCGCTTCCGGCCACGAGCTGCTGCGCGAGAAGGACTTCGCGGAGATGACCCCCGCCGAGTACCGCCGGGTCAAGCGGCTCATCGCCGCGATCGCCGAGAACCGGCCGCTGCGCTCCTCGCGCCGCCGCTCGTCCGATCCGCGCGGCGACCGGCTGGACATGCGCAGGCTGATCCGCCGTTCCCTGCGTACCGGCGGCGACCCGGTCGAGCGGCCGTTCCGCGCGCGCAAGCGGGTGGCGCGGAAGCTCGTCGTCCTCTGCGACGTCTCGGGCTCGATGGACGCCTATGCCCGCGCGCTCGTCCTCTTCCTCCACGCCGCCGTCGGCTCCGGCCCGGGAGTGGAGGCGTTCGCGTTCGGCACGCGGCTGTCGCGGCTGACGGCGGAGCTCGGCACGCGCGATCCGGAGTCCGCCCTCGAGAAGTGCACCGAGGCGGTCACCGACTGGGGCAGCGGCACGCGCATCGGCGCGTCGCTGAAGGAGTTCAACGACGTCTACGGCAAGCGGGCGCTGTCGCGCGGCGCCGTCGTCGTCATCGTGTCGGATGGGTGGGAGCGGCAGGATCCGGCACTCGTCGGCCGGGAAATGGCACGGCTGGCGCGCGCCGCCTACGCGGTCGTGTGGGTCAACCCGCTGAAGGGCAATCCCGAGTACCAGCCGCTTGCCGGAGGGATGCGCGCCGCGCTGCCCTTCGTCGACCGCTTCCTGCCGGGCCACAATCTGAGAAGTCTGGAAGAGCTGGCGGCCGTGCTCGCCGGCATCGAGAGGAGGCATGCAGCGTGA
- a CDS encoding AAA family ATPase, translated as MTVSGFRTIDELEDALRGADYLPDRGLSTALFLALALEKPLLLEGEAGVGKTEAAKSLAQATGSRLIRLQCYEGLDVAHAVYEWNYPRQLLHIRAAQEGTVSEDELFGPEFLIRRPLLEAIDGDEPVVLLIDEIDRADEEFEAFLLEVLSDFQITIPELGTIRARRRPAVILTSNRTRELHDALKRRALFHWIGHPSIEREIEIVKIRIPGVSERLAAQAAAFVRELRGLDLAKPPGVAETIDWAMALNALGRQEIDAEVVEQTLGSVLKYREDIEAVRDETLARLVDSARTTAGA; from the coding sequence CTGACGGTGAGCGGCTTTCGCACGATCGACGAGCTCGAGGACGCCCTGCGTGGCGCGGACTACCTGCCCGACCGCGGCCTCTCGACGGCGCTCTTCCTCGCCCTCGCGCTCGAGAAGCCCCTCCTGCTCGAGGGGGAGGCGGGCGTGGGCAAGACCGAGGCGGCGAAGTCGCTCGCGCAGGCGACGGGCTCGCGCCTGATCCGGCTGCAGTGCTACGAGGGTCTCGACGTCGCGCACGCCGTCTACGAGTGGAACTACCCGCGCCAGCTCCTGCACATCCGCGCCGCGCAGGAGGGAACGGTGTCCGAGGACGAGCTCTTCGGCCCCGAGTTCCTGATCCGGCGGCCGCTGCTCGAGGCGATCGACGGCGACGAGCCCGTCGTGCTGCTGATCGACGAGATCGACCGGGCCGACGAGGAGTTCGAGGCGTTCCTGCTCGAGGTGCTCTCCGACTTCCAGATCACGATCCCCGAGCTCGGCACGATCCGCGCCCGCCGCCGGCCCGCGGTGATCCTCACGTCGAACCGCACGCGCGAGCTGCACGACGCGCTCAAGCGCCGTGCCCTCTTCCACTGGATCGGCCACCCGTCGATCGAGCGCGAGATCGAGATCGTGAAGATCCGCATCCCGGGCGTCTCGGAGCGTCTCGCCGCGCAGGCCGCGGCGTTCGTCCGCGAGCTGCGCGGCCTCGATCTCGCCAAGCCGCCCGGCGTGGCCGAGACGATCGACTGGGCGATGGCGCTCAACGCGCTCGGCCGCCAGGAGATCGACGCGGAGGTCGTCGAGCAGACGCTCGGCTCGGTGCTGAAGTACCGTGAGGACATCGAGGCGGTGCGCGACGAGACGCTCGCGCGGCTCGTCGACAGCGCCCGCACGACCGCGGGAGCATAG
- a CDS encoding cytochrome c oxidase assembly protein, with the protein MTTESLWRAWSFQPLVVGGGIVAIAFFLHGWSRLHRRRAGLAPWTRIPLFVAGVSVTVLAIVSPIDYIGERYLQWVHMLQHVLIADLGVVLLLLAVRGPLAVFFLPRNLIAALARMRALRRTLSFLLRPGVSYGVWVAVLVGWHIPPLYEAALHHRAVHDLEHLSFVLGGLLVWTQMIDPSRHERLSLAERLGYTALVFWTGQVLAYVILFSFEPLFSTYAEEPRRLLGLSPLSDQKLAGLVMMLEQTLTVGTCFLVLLRASRRRLAAVAVGEHRPA; encoded by the coding sequence GTGACGACCGAGAGCCTCTGGCGCGCCTGGTCGTTCCAGCCGCTCGTGGTCGGGGGCGGCATCGTCGCGATCGCCTTCTTCCTCCACGGCTGGAGCCGCCTCCACCGCCGTCGCGCCGGCCTCGCGCCGTGGACGCGCATCCCGCTCTTCGTCGCCGGCGTGTCCGTCACGGTGCTCGCGATCGTCTCCCCCATCGACTACATCGGCGAGCGCTACCTGCAGTGGGTGCACATGCTGCAACACGTGCTCATCGCCGATCTTGGCGTCGTCCTGCTCCTGCTCGCCGTCCGCGGCCCGCTCGCCGTCTTCTTCCTCCCCCGCAACCTCATCGCAGCGCTCGCACGCATGCGGGCGCTGCGGCGCACGCTCTCGTTCCTGCTCCGTCCCGGCGTGAGCTACGGCGTCTGGGTCGCCGTCCTCGTCGGCTGGCACATCCCACCGCTGTACGAAGCTGCCCTCCACCATCGCGCCGTCCACGATCTCGAGCACCTCAGCTTCGTGCTGGGAGGCCTCCTCGTCTGGACGCAGATGATCGACCCCTCCCGGCACGAGCGGCTTTCCCTCGCCGAGCGCCTCGGCTACACCGCGCTCGTCTTCTGGACGGGCCAGGTGCTCGCGTACGTGATCCTGTTCAGCTTCGAGCCGCTGTTCTCCACCTACGCCGAGGAGCCGCGGCGCCTCCTCGGCCTGTCTCCGCTCAGCGACCAGAAGCTCGCCGGGCTCGTGATGATGCTCGAGCAGACGCTCACCGTCGGCACCTGCTTCCTCGTGCTGCTGCGGGCCTCGCGGCGGCGCCTGGCCGCGGTGGCGGTCGGCGAGCACCGGCCCGCCTGA